One Thalassotalea hakodatensis DNA segment encodes these proteins:
- the pdsO gene encoding sortase-associated OmpA-like protein PdsO: MKTHNTVKKNAVIALTLGALIVPQSFAAESNDEVKLLTHEEEKQNVHIGFGSGAVIGAIVAGPLGAIVSSAVGAFAAKHYNANEQREGLTVKLNQTQSNYQQAMKNYQQKLQVAEQEYQQELMAMQQQQHNASQLQAENLLMSIQFSTGESALKPHYKSQIDALAKLLAMSPTIKVDLSGYTDLQGSEARNKALSIARVNAVKKALIDRGIAADRINLFAFGEQAPVVASNENQVSFYDRRVVIKLQHSNDSNTSIKTVSN; this comes from the coding sequence ATGAAAACTCACAACACAGTAAAAAAGAATGCAGTCATCGCTTTAACACTTGGTGCTTTAATTGTTCCACAATCGTTTGCTGCTGAATCTAATGATGAAGTGAAATTATTAACTCATGAAGAAGAAAAACAAAATGTACATATTGGCTTTGGTTCAGGTGCTGTAATTGGCGCTATTGTGGCAGGGCCATTGGGTGCAATCGTTTCAAGTGCTGTTGGCGCTTTTGCAGCAAAGCATTATAACGCAAATGAACAGCGTGAGGGCTTAACGGTGAAATTGAACCAAACACAATCAAATTACCAACAGGCAATGAAAAACTATCAACAAAAATTGCAAGTAGCTGAGCAAGAGTATCAACAAGAGCTGATGGCAATGCAACAGCAGCAGCATAATGCTTCGCAACTTCAAGCGGAAAATTTATTAATGAGTATTCAATTCTCCACAGGTGAAAGCGCGTTAAAACCGCATTATAAAAGTCAAATTGATGCATTAGCGAAATTATTAGCAATGTCTCCGACAATTAAAGTGGATTTATCTGGTTATACAGACTTACAAGGCAGCGAAGCGCGTAACAAAGCACTGTCAATTGCTCGCGTAAATGCGGTGAAAAAAGCATTGATAGATCGAGGGATCGCAGCAGATAGAATTAATTTATTTGCTTTTGGTGAGCAAGCGCCTGTGGTAGCCAGTAATGAAAACCAGGTGAGTTTTTATGACCGCCGTGTAGTTATCAAGCTTCAACACTCAAACGATTCAAACACTAGCATTAAAACGGTCAGTAATTAA
- a CDS encoding MBL fold metallo-hydrolase, translating into MIKCNVCGVLSWVIICLSGGAYSHDVYEQHQSKKQFVIDKHKIDNQTIITYLGNEALFIESGNEKILFDPFFSHDFGIYQQVPEHLITAIMQNKPPFDDISAIFISHAHRDHFDADMMIKYLATNTNVSLFAAKQAIKHIEQRTNQTANIEAKQLHSIDLTLNSNPWTYNGKYLTVDAVRIPHAGWPARADVENLVFRVTFNNGKTIMHMGDADPDIQHYIPYKSHWSKTRVNVNFPPYWFFMSAQGRDILFNVLNADKHIGIHVPKTPPKRLDEYTKDYFLIPKSKHVIK; encoded by the coding sequence ATGATCAAATGTAATGTCTGTGGTGTTTTGAGTTGGGTAATAATTTGCTTAAGTGGCGGAGCATATAGCCATGATGTTTATGAACAGCATCAAAGCAAAAAACAATTTGTTATTGATAAGCATAAGATAGACAATCAAACCATCATTACTTATTTGGGTAATGAAGCGCTATTTATCGAATCAGGCAATGAGAAAATACTATTTGATCCATTCTTTAGTCATGACTTTGGTATTTATCAGCAAGTGCCAGAACATTTAATAACGGCAATTATGCAAAACAAGCCTCCTTTTGACGATATTAGCGCAATCTTTATAAGTCATGCGCATCGAGATCATTTTGACGCAGACATGATGATAAAGTATCTAGCTACTAACACAAATGTTTCACTTTTTGCTGCTAAGCAGGCGATAAAACACATTGAACAGCGAACTAATCAAACAGCAAATATTGAAGCTAAACAACTGCATTCTATTGATTTAACGCTTAACAGTAACCCATGGACATATAACGGAAAATATTTAACGGTTGATGCGGTGAGGATCCCACATGCTGGTTGGCCGGCAAGGGCAGATGTAGAAAACTTAGTGTTCAGAGTGACGTTTAATAATGGTAAAACCATTATGCATATGGGAGATGCAGACCCTGATATCCAACATTATATACCGTACAAATCACATTGGTCTAAAACACGTGTGAATGTGAACTTCCCACCTTATTGGTTTTTTATGTCTGCTCAAGGGCGAGATATTTTGTTTAATGTATTAAATGCTGATAAGCATATAGGCATTCATGTACCTAAAACCCCTCCGAAACGACTTGACGAATACACAAAAGATTATTTTTTAATTCCCAAGAGTAAGCATGTTATAAAGTAG